TTTGTTCCAGCTTAAATACATTTAGGTCAGGAAAGTCTTTCTCAAAGTTGAGGATGTTTTGAATATCTGCTCCTCTAAAAGCGTAAATACTTTGGGCGTCATCTCCTACTACACAAATATTACGACGCACCGCCGCCAGCTTTTTTGTAATAAGGTACTGAGAGAAGTTAGTATCCTGAAACTCATCTACCAACACATAGTGGAAGCGATGCTGGTACTTATTAAGTACATCAGGGTGTTCTCTAAATAGTACATTGGTATTAAAGAGAAGGTCGTCAAAGTCCATAGCATCGGACTTAAAACAGCGCTCTACATAAGTTTTGTAAATTTTACCCATATGAGGCTTGGCAGCGCTTTCGTCTTCTGACTTAATCATAGGGTTGTTATTATATTCTTTCCAAGAGATTAGGCGGTTCTTGGAGCTCGAAATTCGGTTAAGCACCATTCCTGGCTTGTATACCTTGTCATCTAGCTTCAGCTCTTTAAGTATATTTTTGATAAGAGACTTGGAGTCATCCGTATCATAAATAGTAAAGTTACTCTGATAGCCAATTTTGCTGGCTTCGGCTCTTAAGATACGGGCAAATATAGAGTGGAAAGTCCCCATCCACAGGTTTCGGGCTTCAGTGCCTACTACACTCTCTATACGATCGCGCATTTCTTTGGCCGCTTTATTGGTAAAGGTGAGCGCTAGAATATTAAAAGGATCTACGTTTTTTTCTTTGATAAGGTAGGCAATACGATAGGTAAGTACCCTAGTTTTACCGGAACCCGCACCGGCAATAATCATCGTTGGCCCTTCTGTATGGGTGACCCCATTCCGCTGCGGTTCGTTCAAGCTGTCCAGAAAATTCATAAAGTATCAGGTTTTCCCGTGCAATTTATCAATAAGTCTCTCTTAATCATAAAGAAAGGCAGGAACAAGCTTCAGAGATGAAGCTCTTAATTTAGTGCATAGTTGTAAAAAAATCAGCATCTAATAAAGCCTCTGATCAGGCTTTCTGTTTTGCACTGCTAAATCAATCAGACTGCAAAGCTAATGATTTCTTTACAACTAATATGAATAAGCTTCTTGTTCATTTTTGCAGCAAAAAATCGTAAATATTAAAGCCGTGGCAAAAAACGCGCTTGTAGTTATGATGGGTGTTAAAAATTCTTTGAGTCTTTTATGTTAATTTTTGATTTTCTGACAAATAGCTATATCTTTGCAGTTCTTTAAACCCAAGAGCGATAATTCCTGTTAGGACAGTAAAGAAATATTTTAGCGATGGCAAATCATAAATCTGCATTAAAACGTATTCGTTCTACTGAAACTAGACGTGAGAGAAACCGTTATCAGTTGAAGACTACCCGTACTTTTGTTAAAAGGTTAAGAAATACCACGGACAAAGCTGAGGCAGAAGAGCTTTACAAAAAGGTATCTTCTATGCTGGACAAACTAGCGAAAAAGAACATTATTCATAAGAACAACGCAGCTCACAAAAAAGCTAAGCTTGCTAAGCATGTGAATGAACTTGCGTAAATTCTTACATCAATATATTACAAGGCCTTACGCTTTCTTAGTGTAAGGCTTTTTTGTTTGCTTTGGGCTCTCAAAATTGTGTAGCTTATGGCAAACCGATACGCCTTCCGCGAAAAAGGAATACTGAGTTGGGCTGAGGAAGATCGTCCTCGCGAAAAGCTGCTCACCAGGGGCAGAACAGCTCTTACAGATGCTGAGCTAATTGCTATCCTGATTGGCTCAGGAACCCGCAACAAAAGCGCAGTAGACCTCAGCAAAGAAATTCTGGCCAGTGTAAACTATAACCTTCATGAGCTGGCAAAACTCACAGTGAGCGATTTGCAAAAATTTGATGGCATAGGCGAAGCTAAAGCCATTAGCATTGTGAGTGCCCTGGAACTAGGCCGCCGCCGCAAAGAAGTAGAACCACTCAAAAGAGAAAAAATTACCTGCTCCGAAGATGCTTATCGGGTAGTGCAGCCTTATCTCATGGATCAGGCAGTAGAGCAGTTCTGGATCATTCTGCTGAATAGAGCCAATTTGGTTATTAAACCTGAGTTAATTAGCGAAGGTGGGGTTTCTGGTACTGTAGCAGACCCCAAAGTTATCTTTAAAAAAGCTCTGGACAAGCTGGCCAGTTCTATCATTCTGGTGCATAACCACCCTTCCGGAAATCTGACACCCAGCCAGGCAGATCTACAGCTTACCCGAAAGTTAAAAGAAGCGGGTAAAAGTCTGGACCTTCCGGTTTTAGATCATCTTATTTTTACAGACCATGCATATTACAGCTTTGCCGATGAAGGTATGTTATGATCGCTGAAGATTTCTGAGCCTGTGTATTGTCTTATCTTTTTTTGCTCCTAACTTTATCGCCCTTCATGTAGACAAAAAAGATTTTTGTTTAGTGGAAAATGATTACTAATGTGGGTTATGAAAAAGATTATTCCAGTTATTGTTATTGTAGTTATTGGCATTAGTGTGCTTTACACTTTGCAAGGGGGCGAAACGGAAGAAGAGTATATAGAACGGATAGTAGAAGAAAGAGAAAGAACAGAACGTTTTATGCAATCTTCTGATGAGTCTCCTTTTGCTCCAGAAGATATCACGTATAAAGGGCTTCGTTTTTTTGAGCCAAAACCTGCGTACAAAGTAAGAGCTCGCCTTACACCTATACAGAACAAAAAGCTGCTGAAAATGCCTACCTCTACTGGCGAGGAAGAGAAGTACATCCGTTATGCTTATGCGGATTTTGAAATAGAAGGGCAACAGGCTCGCCTATTGGTATTGCAACCTTTTGATTCGCAAACTAAACTTTTTGTGCCTTTTGCTGATGCTACCAGTGGAGGTGAGACTTATGGTGGGGGTAGGTATATGGACATAGAAATGCCTGCGCGTACTGGTAGTAAAAGTATAAAGCTGGATTTTAACAAAGCTTATAACCCCTATTGCGCTTATAACCCCACTTACAGTTGTCCGTTGCCGCCTAAAGAGAATATCTTAGCATTTCCTGTAGAGGCAGGCGAGAAGGCATATAAAGAGTAAATTAAAAACACCCCCTCATCGCTATCATTTACATCAATGATTTTGAAGAGGAGGTGAAAAATATGTTTTGAGAGTATTAAGATAATACGCCTAATTCTTGCCCAATTTCTTTGAAAGCAGCAATAGCGGTATCCAGATGCTCTTTTTCATGTACTGCGGATATCTGAACACGAATACGTGCCTGGCCTTTTGGGACTACCGGATAGTAAAAGCCAATAACATAAATTCCTTTCTCTAGCAGGCGCTCGGCAAACTGTTGGGCTAAGGGTGCATCATAAAGCATAATTGGTACAATAGCATGGGTGCCTGGTTTAATATCAAACCCAGCAGCCGTCATGTGCTCGCGAAAATAGCTGGTATTTTCTTCTAGTTTATCTCTGAGCTCGGTAGTCTCAGAAAGCAGGTCAATCACAGCAATGGAAGCACCAGTTATAGAAGGAGCCAGGGTATTTGAAAAAAGATAGGGGCGTGAGCGTTGGCGCAGTATATCTACAATTTCTTTGCGAGCGCTGGTAAAGCCTCCACTTGCTCCTCCCAGAGCTTTGCCTAAAGTGCCGGTA
This window of the Porifericola rhodea genome carries:
- the rpsT gene encoding 30S ribosomal protein S20, which encodes MANHKSALKRIRSTETRRERNRYQLKTTRTFVKRLRNTTDKAEAEELYKKVSSMLDKLAKKNIIHKNNAAHKKAKLAKHVNELA
- the radC gene encoding RadC family protein → MANRYAFREKGILSWAEEDRPREKLLTRGRTALTDAELIAILIGSGTRNKSAVDLSKEILASVNYNLHELAKLTVSDLQKFDGIGEAKAISIVSALELGRRRKEVEPLKREKITCSEDAYRVVQPYLMDQAVEQFWIILLNRANLVIKPELISEGGVSGTVADPKVIFKKALDKLASSIILVHNHPSGNLTPSQADLQLTRKLKEAGKSLDLPVLDHLIFTDHAYYSFADEGML
- a CDS encoding DUF1684 domain-containing protein is translated as MKKIIPVIVIVVIGISVLYTLQGGETEEEYIERIVEERERTERFMQSSDESPFAPEDITYKGLRFFEPKPAYKVRARLTPIQNKKLLKMPTSTGEEEKYIRYAYADFEIEGQQARLLVLQPFDSQTKLFVPFADATSGGETYGGGRYMDIEMPARTGSKSIKLDFNKAYNPYCAYNPTYSCPLPPKENILAFPVEAGEKAYKE